The Gemmatimonadales bacterium genome contains a region encoding:
- a CDS encoding S9 family peptidase, with protein sequence MLPIPTLRLGLVLGLTVAGTGLLTAQAPRTDRLQLADYLDFEQVQSPQLSPDGRQVIYGRRWVDKLNDRWESSIFLMNSDGSRPRALVTGGSPRWSPDGSRIAYVARGEPSGSQIWVRWMDAEGATTQITRLLEAPTDLAWSPDGKWIAFRMLVPETEGWKIEGQVSALRPRGATWTQAPRVVEQLSYRRDGQGFIRSGTQQLFVVPADGGTPRQVSSGAWSVGAPAWLPDGRTITFSSGPRTEDAEYAWRESDVFSIDVETGAIKQLTTRKGPDNNPVPSPDGKQIAYTGYDWSTDTWVDSKLYVMNADGSGSRVLADIDRSPANLTWAHDGSGVYFTAQSEGSQNLWFAPLRGSARQVTKGVQMLAISDIARDGTVLGTLSSFHEPGDVVRFNLRAPDAITKLTDVNADILAGKRLGQVEEIWYTSVDDFRVQGWIIKPPDFDPSRKYPMMLVIHGGPHSMYSVAFNFGWQEHAANGYVVLYTNPRGSTGYGSAFGNAIKNAYPGKDYDDLMRGVDVTIAKGYIDEQNMFVYGCSGGGVLTSWIVGKTDRFAAASANCPVTNWLSFVGTTDGATWYRNFEKFPWEDPSEHLRRSPLMYVGNVKTPTMLMTGVNDLRTPMPQTEEYYQALRMLKVPTAMIRFNDEWHGTSSKPSNFLRTQLYLREWFKKYARGEQRTTQ encoded by the coding sequence ATGCTCCCCATTCCGACGCTCAGGCTTGGCCTCGTGCTCGGGCTGACCGTTGCCGGCACCGGTCTGCTCACGGCCCAGGCACCGCGCACCGACCGTCTGCAGCTCGCCGACTATCTCGACTTCGAGCAGGTCCAGTCGCCTCAGCTTTCGCCCGACGGCCGCCAGGTCATCTACGGGCGCCGCTGGGTGGACAAGCTGAACGACCGCTGGGAGTCGTCGATCTTCCTGATGAACAGTGATGGATCCCGACCCCGGGCGCTGGTGACGGGCGGCTCGCCGCGCTGGTCGCCGGATGGTTCCCGGATTGCCTATGTGGCGCGGGGCGAACCGAGCGGCAGCCAGATCTGGGTGCGCTGGATGGACGCGGAGGGAGCAACGACGCAGATCACCCGCCTGCTCGAGGCCCCAACGGACCTGGCGTGGTCGCCGGATGGCAAATGGATTGCCTTCCGGATGCTGGTGCCCGAGACCGAAGGATGGAAGATCGAAGGTCAGGTCAGCGCACTCCGACCACGGGGCGCCACCTGGACCCAGGCCCCGCGGGTGGTCGAGCAGCTCTCCTATCGCCGCGATGGTCAGGGCTTCATCCGGTCCGGCACCCAGCAGCTCTTCGTCGTCCCGGCCGATGGCGGCACACCGCGTCAGGTGAGCAGCGGCGCCTGGAGCGTCGGTGCTCCGGCCTGGCTGCCCGACGGCCGCACCATCACCTTCTCCTCCGGTCCTCGAACCGAGGACGCCGAGTATGCCTGGCGCGAGTCGGACGTGTTCTCGATCGATGTCGAGACCGGCGCCATCAAGCAGCTGACGACGCGCAAGGGCCCGGACAACAATCCGGTTCCCTCCCCTGACGGCAAGCAGATCGCCTATACCGGCTACGACTGGTCGACCGACACCTGGGTCGACTCGAAGCTCTACGTGATGAACGCCGACGGCAGCGGTTCGCGCGTGCTGGCCGACATCGATCGCAGTCCCGCCAACCTGACCTGGGCCCATGACGGCAGTGGCGTCTACTTCACTGCCCAGAGCGAGGGCAGTCAGAATCTCTGGTTCGCGCCGTTGCGGGGCTCGGCACGCCAGGTCACCAAGGGCGTCCAGATGCTCGCAATCTCGGACATCGCCCGCGACGGCACCGTGCTGGGCACCCTGAGTTCGTTCCACGAACCGGGCGATGTCGTGCGATTCAACCTGCGCGCACCCGACGCGATCACGAAGCTGACGGACGTCAACGCCGATATCCTGGCCGGCAAGCGCCTCGGCCAGGTCGAAGAGATCTGGTACACCTCGGTCGACGACTTCCGGGTGCAGGGCTGGATCATCAAGCCGCCCGACTTCGATCCGTCACGCAAGTATCCGATGATGCTGGTCATCCATGGTGGCCCGCATTCGATGTACAGCGTGGCTTTCAACTTCGGCTGGCAGGAGCATGCGGCCAACGGCTACGTCGTGCTCTACACCAACCCGCGGGGCAGTACCGGCTATGGCAGCGCCTTCGGCAATGCGATCAAGAATGCCTACCCGGGCAAGGACTACGACGATCTGATGCGCGGTGTCGACGTCACCATTGCCAAAGGCTACATCGACGAGCAGAACATGTTCGTCTACGGCTGCAGCGGCGGCGGAGTCCTGACCTCCTGGATCGTCGGCAAGACCGATCGTTTCGCCGCTGCCTCGGCCAACTGTCCGGTCACGAACTGGCTCAGCTTCGTCGGCACCACCGACGGCGCCACCTGGTACCGGAACTTCGAAAAGTTCCCCTGGGAGGATCCGAGCGAGCATCTCCGCCGGTCGCCGCTGATGTACGTTGGCAACGTCAAGACGCCCACCATGCTGATGACTGGTGTCAATGACCTGAGGACCCCGATGCCGCAGACGGAGGAGTACTACCAGGCGCTCCGGATGCTCAAGGTGCCGACCGCGATGATTCGCTTCAACGACGAATGGCACGGCACCAGCTCCAAGCCGTCGAACTTCCTGCGGACACAGCTCTACCTCCGCGAGTGGTTCAAGAAGTACGCTCGAGGAGAGCAGCGGACCACGCAGTGA